From Tripterygium wilfordii isolate XIE 37 chromosome 13, ASM1340144v1, whole genome shotgun sequence, the proteins below share one genomic window:
- the LOC120013734 gene encoding UDP-N-acetylglucosamine transferase subunit ALG13 homolog isoform X2 — protein MDNVKDSEISKRTVFVTVGTTCFDALVRAVESKEVKDGLLRRGYTHLFIQMGRGTHTPTKSVGGDGSLSVDYFNFSSSIADHLRSASLVISHAGSIFETLQFAKPLIVVVNEDLMDNHQSELAEELADRKHLFCAHPQTLHQIIASMDMESLLPYHPGDATPVVEYINRFLGFPDA, from the exons ATGGACAATGTGAAGGATAGTGAGATATCCAAGAGGACTGTTTTTGTAACAGTTGGCACGACATGTTTTGATGCACTTGTCAGGGCAGTGGAGTCTAAGGAAGTTAAAGATGGGCTGTTGAGGAGAGGGTATACACATCTTTTCATTCAAATGGGTCGAGGAACCCATACTCCTACTAAG TCTGTGGGAGGAGATGGGTCTCTGAGTGTCGACTACTTCAATTTTTCATCAAGCATTGCAGACCATCTGAGATCAGCATCTCTTGTAATTAGCCATGCTG GAAGCATATTTGAGACATTGCAGTTTGCCAAACCTCTAATTGTGGTGGTCAATGAAGATCTGATGGACAATCATCAAAGTGAGCTTGCTGAAGAACTAGCAGACAGGAAGCATTTGTTTTGTGCTCATCCTCAAACGCTTCATCAAATAATAGCGAGCATGGATATGGAGTCCCTCCTCCCATACCATCCGGGTGATGCCACACCAGTTGTAGAGTATATAAACAGATTTTTAGGTTTCCCTGACGCATGA
- the LOC120013734 gene encoding UDP-N-acetylglucosamine transferase subunit ALG13 homolog isoform X1 has protein sequence MDNVKDSEISKRTVFVTVGTTCFDALVRAVESKEVKDGLLRRGYTHLFIQMGRGTHTPTKSVGGDGSLSVDYFNFSSSIADHLRSASLVISHAGSGSIFETLQFAKPLIVVVNEDLMDNHQSELAEELADRKHLFCAHPQTLHQIIASMDMESLLPYHPGDATPVVEYINRFLGFPDA, from the exons ATGGACAATGTGAAGGATAGTGAGATATCCAAGAGGACTGTTTTTGTAACAGTTGGCACGACATGTTTTGATGCACTTGTCAGGGCAGTGGAGTCTAAGGAAGTTAAAGATGGGCTGTTGAGGAGAGGGTATACACATCTTTTCATTCAAATGGGTCGAGGAACCCATACTCCTACTAAG TCTGTGGGAGGAGATGGGTCTCTGAGTGTCGACTACTTCAATTTTTCATCAAGCATTGCAGACCATCTGAGATCAGCATCTCTTGTAATTAGCCATGCTG GATCAGGAAGCATATTTGAGACATTGCAGTTTGCCAAACCTCTAATTGTGGTGGTCAATGAAGATCTGATGGACAATCATCAAAGTGAGCTTGCTGAAGAACTAGCAGACAGGAAGCATTTGTTTTGTGCTCATCCTCAAACGCTTCATCAAATAATAGCGAGCATGGATATGGAGTCCCTCCTCCCATACCATCCGGGTGATGCCACACCAGTTGTAGAGTATATAAACAGATTTTTAGGTTTCCCTGACGCATGA